One Rattus norvegicus strain BN/NHsdMcwi chromosome 20, GRCr8, whole genome shotgun sequence DNA segment encodes these proteins:
- the Smpdl3a gene encoding acid sphingomyelinase-like phosphodiesterase 3a precursor: MALPGNFLCCLLVAWLCDPGLGVPLAPAYGAPAVGQFWHVTDLHLDPTYHITDDHTKVCASSKGANVSNPGPFGDVLCDSPYQLILSAFDFIKNSGQEASFMIWTGDSPPHVPVRELSTGSVIEVITNMTVTVQNLFPNLQVFPALGNHDYWPQDQLPIATSKVYSAVSDLWKPWLDEEAISTLRKGGFYSQKVASNPDLRIISLNTNLYYGPNIMTLNKTDPANQFEWLENTLNSSLRNKEKVYVIAHVPVGYLPYATKTPAMRQYYNEKLVDIFRRYSSVIAGQFYGHTHRDSLMVLSDKNGNPINSVFVAPAVTPVKGVLEKETNNPGVRLFQYKPGDYTLLDMLQYYLNLTEANLKGESNWTLEYTLTQAYGVADLQPKSLHGLAQQLATIDSKQFLKYYHYFFVSYDSSAPCDQRCKTLQICAIMNLDLVSYEDCLKRHL, from the exons GGCAATTTTGGCACGTGACTGACTTACATCTAGACCCTACTTACCACATTACAGATGACCATACCAAAGTCTGTGCTTCATCTAAAGGTGCAAATGTCTCCAATCCCGGCCCTTTTGGAGATGTCCTGTGTGACTCTCCATATCAACTTATTTTATCAGCCTTTGATTTTATTAAGAATTCAGGACAAGAAGCATCTTTCATGATATGGACAGG GGACAGCCCACCTCATGTCCCAGTACGTGAACTGTCCACAGGCTCTGTTATAGAGGTGATCACTAACATGACAGTGACTGTCCAGAACCTGTTTCCAAACCTCCAGGTTTTCCCTGCACTGGGCAATCATGACTACTGGCCACAG GACCAGCTGCCAATAGCCACCAGTAAGGTCTACAGTGCTGTCAGTGACCTCTGGAAACCCTGGCTTGATGAAGAAGCTATTAGCACTTTAAGGAAAG GTGGTTTTTACTCACAGAAAGTTGCAAGTAATCCAGACTTGAGGATCATTAGCCTAAACACAAACTTGTACTATGGCCCAAATATCATGACCCTGAACAAGACAGACCCAGCAAATCAGTTTGAATGGCTGGAAAATACACTCAACAGCTCTCTGCGAAATAAGGAGAAG GTATACGTCATAGCACATGTGCCAGTGGGCTATCTCCCTTATGCAACCAAGACCCCAGCAATGAGGCAGTACTATAATGAGAAACTGGTTGATATTTTCAGAAGATACAGCTCCGTTATTGCCGGACAGTTCTATGGCCACACCCATAGAGACAGCCTTATGGTCCTTTCAGATAAAAACG gtaATCCAATAAATTCTGTGTTTGTGGCACCTGCTGTTACACCAGTGAAAGGAGTTTTAGAAAAAGAGACCAACAATCCTGGCGTCCGTCTGTTTCAGTACAAGCCTGGTGATTACACACTGCTG GACATGTTGCAGTATTACTTGAACTTGACAGAAGCCAATCTAAAAGGAGAATCCAATTGGACCCTGGAGTACACCTTGACTCAGGCCTATGGTGTCGCAGACCTGCAGCCAAAGAGCTTACATGGATTAGCTCAGCAGCTTGCTACCATAGACAGCAAGCAGTTCCTGAAATACTACCATTATTTTTTTGTGAGTTATGACAGCAGCGCACCTTGTGATCAACGATGTAAGACCTTACAGATATGTGCAATTATGAATCTTGACCTTGTTTCCTATGAGGATTGCCTTAAACGACATTTATAA